In Gigantopelta aegis isolate Gae_Host chromosome 6, Gae_host_genome, whole genome shotgun sequence, the following are encoded in one genomic region:
- the LOC121375531 gene encoding pericentriolar material 1 protein-like isoform X4 codes for MATGGVSMSKKEVKQRSNWQRTTSFSDRDDVLSLSSVPNEVRINNWDFSDWKPTTQSLDGKRKKKSKGNPEREREQSLSLDSPPQTEKKQHTPSTYPRTRITATTPTSQRVALENLRQHMTFSDFDDQLGAEGEPNNERVVNTDRLRRPNYKHPGPSGSMDDLRPNREPDSNQIVGRLMQIRDYIKQATGMMDNLQKFGDQSDDERAAKLKQVITSLKQQELNCLENLQKLWAMRDEALMRMPNGTGSAPVQDDDKHDSDDTISVDLEIHTNASETTEENTLSSSSRPRIEDKLGDTDGEESDSNSSEASGNMDNTVIPGHLKRHTHWDIDRDVEETAVVEVSNEREQIEQLKHQEELLKILLEKQAQLKALQERQDALLTMKDSCEKRLAVASTKQKEAAGITAQITAAVEEAGAQAAALRQDIPPLKSNIVGYPESEDDERNSEHVPKELADLRRDLNILRNELKTETSNLNNTEVETATLISNRQQLQDKMRDLQEKKQQMDILLGQLQTLRTRGLDQMDYANTDDDNMSPTSSQIKITDSLGASAAAGDTAETAQEMLDMMDAQNKLSQLHDVRDRLNKLRDLVQYYQTTKGENSEMGEQDEQSSVPGYSDYGEGELTRMSNRQQGNSDRAKLHQVPVQETFTFPGMQTANISAPEQSDEENASGGDSDEASVVSSLGPWGDDPEIQEKVRKLKAAKEKLRRLQDLVTIVQQSPDAALDLPENLSANLDDDVVAQLTRPSDQNVTSEGEITDQAKPSVPRSDVPLHIQRGELESLRTQTQGLLREVASVQTSESPSLEAQREELEKLKVERHRLLAIQSALQHFQATEDAMSEESVTPRAADNQSDKIQEDQQPQGHQNTPVVTFASNDELYSKMRKQRILREELRQKKKELEAIMKKDRNKKSYVRNQDNQSDTVSYSTDAFAPSASVDVTMATWGGSTVDNLGSITEDEDGNDRNEDDGYPSDGIVQVEEEEEEQDSENGTYTIEEDARKRRSERAMRSMERPKTARGRTQGYPQPIRKQIDSTRPKQIARPQKKKGKGKKVSKTKQENYRSPEEIVNEAEQSPKGQTLAVLQQQLERMSHMCQALLLDQQNISQANSSLSSSGMLLSPTAMARGNLVPDMLQQQIQQQQMMMCQCYQQLSMQQMEIHNLYQNLNRLSQHNLSEIAEDHRPSPLVVPHMVPPSASAIPNSAATSSFNLPPSQETAFTLEPQSPLFRDLPHERRAPSASSTKWEDMLKQSSQANGAASGFHVNNLRPAPPPRLDSYLRCTGMPESSYQANQSANNHVNILTLSGPQKEKAAGDNAFNTQNTRKRKSQQEQSMKSQSATGKKYSTPTTESSAGNQRYQPGLSSGISGAGFQDMPPVSSAREKSTSGFQDMPSLPTARAATSPNSLFTRAREYRSAGELSLFEALKETIYSEVAVFISQNESRPHFLIELFRILQQLNTDYLRQRGLYAVQDLVSKTLSKEGNNNNCVPSVRSPWMGNAGENWTASELTPSESIATSDEEEIKSQVKKHLAASAKKKKLSELQATGALHNDQFDYVELADNTSSLSTPSTSLWDSPFAQDSLGDTVIHFDKALERMQEYKKTQKDEENAEERSYQGFQQRLKEVRQAAMSEQAGTNLDQGSESSEVTYPRIDTAQLDQQIKSIMTEVIPVIKEHMDDVCSPQLLAYIKRLVLSLTRQHDNGQEFTRFFHRQLGSILQDSMAKFEGRKMRECGEEILVEMSEVLFNELAFLRLMQDLHQPVNLADKLIGKTWFQSDQPLPNSKEMAALVGENSDGKESSVELTDEEGAETNLRMNFNEEEDLGKERDDELANEMTYQDTDKDDESYQSSGLKIELAPSETKPFTRIGSDEDDDEIDESQSMEDPSETAVSRDAKLEHTAAPQETVEADSKSQPAAPAQDTTQDDGFQEVNQVSSSPSCDADGTVTEVSSSTGGAQPGTETDNVTESETRPATDASHQMENHLPSQVNGEIEGEIGVDDLPASLNIDGPPGLAKKLDEEEKEVTGPEAILLEMNTGDEQAGDGNAIKDPDSFA; via the exons ATGGCAACAGGAGGTGTTTCAATGTCTAAGAAAGAGGTAAAGCAGCGCAGCAATTGGCAGAGGACAACCAGTTTCTCTGACCGAGATGATGTCCTGAGCCTAAGCAGTGTGCCCAATGAAGTCCGGATTAATAACTGG GATTTTTCTGattggaaacccactacacaGTCACTTGATGGAAAGCGTAAGAAGAAGTCGAAAGGCAATCCGGAGAGAGAGCGGGAGCAGTCCCTCTCGTTGGACTCCCCTCCACAGACGGAGAAGAAACAGCACACGCCGTCGACATATCCGAGAACCCGCATCACTGCGACCACACCGACATCACAGAGGGTGGCCTTGGAGAATCTTCGACAGCACATGACCTTCAGTGACTTTGatgat CAACTTGGTGCTGAGGGAGAACCGAACAACGAACGTGTTGTGAATACTGACCGCCTCAGGCGACCAAACTATAAGCATCCTGGCCCATCGGGGAGCATGGACGACCTGCGACCGAACCGGGAG CCTGACAGTAACCAAATTGTTGGTCGACTGATGCAGATACGAGACTATATCAAGCAGGCCACAGGCATGATGGACAATCTGCAAAAGTTTGGAGATCAG AGCGATGACGAGAGAGCTGCTAAGTTAAAACAAGTGATTACTTCGCTGAAACAGCAAGAACTAAACTGCCTGGAAAACCTACAGAAGCTCTGG GCAATGCGAGATGAAGCGCTGATGAGAATGCCAAATGGGACTGGCTCTGCTCCCGTGCAAGATGATGACAAGCATGATTCTGATGATACAATCTCGGTGGATCTTGAAATTCATACCAATGCTTCAGAAACAACT GAAGAAAATACTCTTAGCTCCTCTTCCCGTCCACGTATAGAGGACAAGCTTGGTGACACTGATGGGGAAGAAAGTGACTCCAATAGTTCAGAGGCCTCTGGGAACATGGACAACACCGTTATTCCTGGTCACTTGAAAAGGCACACTCACTGGGATATCGATAGGGATGTTGAG gaGACTGCTGTTGTGGAGGTTAGCAACGAGAGAGAACAAATTGAGCAACTAAAGCACCAGGAGGAACTGCTAAAGATATTACTGGAGAAACAAGCCCAG CTGAAGGCTTTGCAAGAACGACAAGATGCCTTGCTGACTATGAAGGATAGTTGTGAAAAGCGATTAGCCGTTGCTTCTACTAAACAAAAAGAAG cgGCTGGAATAACTGCGCAGATTACTGCGGCAGTGGAAGAAGCAGGAGCCCAGGCAGCGGCACTGCGTCAGGACATCCCACCATTGAAGTCGAACATTGTGGGGTATCCAGAATCGGAGGATGATGAGCGTAACAGTGAACACGTACCTAAGGAACTGGCCGATTTGAGGCGGGATCTCAACATACTGAGAAATGAGTTAAAAACGGAG ACAAGTAATCTCAACAATACGGAGGTTGAAACGGCCACTCTGATCAGCAACAGACAACAACTACAAGATAAGATGCGAGACTTGCAGGAGAAGAAACAGCAGATGGATATTCTGCTTGGACAGCTGCAGACTCTGAGAACCCGAGGACTGGACCAGATGGACTATGCTAACACGG atgaTGACAACATGAGTCCTACATCGTCTCAGATCAAAATCACTGATTCCCTGGGAGCGTCGGCTGCTGCTGGAGACACCGCCGAGACCGCCCAGGAGATGCTCGACATGATGGACGCTCAGAACAAGCTGAG CCAGTTACATGATGTTCGTGATCGACTGAATAAACTGCGTGATTTGGTTCAGTATTACCAGACAACAAAAGGTGAAAATTCTGAGATGGGTGAACAGGATGAACAGTCATCAGTTCCAGGTTACAGTGATTACGGAGAAGGGGAATTAACTCGAATGAG TAACAGGCAACAAGGAAATAGTGATCGTGCAAAGTTGCACCAGGTACCGGTACAGGAAACCTTCACATTCCCTGGAATGCAGACGGCAAATATCTCTGCCCCAGAACAGTCGGATGAGGAAAATGCGTCTGGTGGCGACTCGGATGAAGCGTCAGTAGTGTCAAGTCTTGGGCCTTGGGGAGATGATCCAGAAATACAGGAGAAAGTCAG AAAATTGAAAGCTGCAAAGGAAAAGCTGCGTCGACTTCAGGATCTTGTGACCATTGTACAACAGTCTCCCGATGCTGCCCTTGACCTTCCAGAAAACCTTTCGGCCAATCTAGATGATGATGTCGTTGCTCAGTTAACAAGACCTTCTGATCAGAATGTTACTAGTGAAGGAGAAATTACAGATCAGGCCAAACCAAG TGTTCCTAGGTCTGACGTTCCTTTGCATATTCAGCGAGGAGAGCTTGAAAGTCTTCGAACACAAACACAGGGACTTCTGAGAGAAGTTGCAAG TGTTCAGACTTCTGAAAGCCCGTCTCTTGAAGCCCAGCGAGAAGAGCTAGAGAAACTAAAAGTTGAGCGCCACAGACTTTTAGCAATCCAGAGCGCTCTTCAGCACTTTCAGGCTACCGAGGATGCAATG AGTGAAGAAAGCGTGACCCCCAGAGCCGCGGATAACCAGTCTGACAAGATCCAGGAGGACCAGCAGCCACAGGGCCATCAGAACACTCCAGTTGTTACCT TTGCCTCCAATGATGAACTTTACAGCAAGATGCGAAAGCAGCGAATATTGCGTGAAGAATTGAGACAGAAAAAGAAGGAGCTGGAGGCCATAATGAAGAAAGATAGAAACAAGAAGTCGTACGTGAGGAATCAGGACAACCAGAGTGATACGGTGTCATATTCCACCGATGCTTTTGC TCCAAGTGCTAGTGTAGATGTGACTATGGCAACCTGGGGTGGATCCACTGTTGACAATCTGGGCAGCATCACTGAAGATGAAGATGGAAATGATAGAAATGAAGATGATG GCTATCCCAGTGATGGCATTGTgcaggtggaggaagaggaagaggaacAAGACTCGGAGAACGGGACGTACACCATAGAGGAGGATGCCAGGAAGCGGCGCTCTGAACGTGCGATGCGTAGCATGGAACGACCAAAAACTGCACGAGGCAGGACACAAGGTTATCCCCAACCCATCAGAAAACAGATAG ACTCCACACGACCCAAGCAGATAGCTCGAcctcaaaaaaagaaaggaaaggggaaGAAAGTGTCAAAAACTAAACAAGAG AACTATCGATCTCCTGAAGAGATTGTCAATGAAGCTGAACAAAGCCCGAAAGGTCAAACACTGGCAGTGCTTCAACAACAACTCGAGCGAATGTCCCACATGTGCCAGGCTCTTCTGTTGGATCAGCAGAACATTAGCCAAGCTAACAGCAGTCTGTCATCATCAG GCATGCTTCTGTCTCCGACTGCCATGGCCCGCGGCAACCTGGTGCCTGACATGCTGCAGCAACAGATTCAGCAGCAGCAGATGATGATGTGCCAGTGCTACCAGCAGCTGTCTATGCAACAGATGGAGATCCACAATCTCTACCAGAATCTCAACAGGCTTAGCCAGCACAACCTCTCGGAGATCGCGGAGGACCACCGACCCAGCCCACTCGTTGTTCCTCACATGGTACCGCCATCAGCGTCCGCCATTCCCAACAGTGCGGCAACGAGCAGCTTTAATCTGCCGCCATCACAGGAGACAGCATTTACTCTAGAACCTCAGTCTCCATTGTTTCG TGATTTGCCCCACGAGAGAAGAGCACCCAGTGCATCTAGTACAAAATGGGAAGACATGCTGAAGCAGTCATCACAGGCGAATGGAGCAGCCTCTGGTTTCCATGTGAACAACCTCCGTCCAGCACCTCCGCCCCGCCTGGACTCGTACCTCCGCTGTACTGGCATGCCAGAAAGCAGTTATCAGGCAAATCAGTCTGCAAACAATCACGTGAACATTCTCACACTCTCGGGACCACAGAAAGAGAAGGCAGCGGGAGATAATGCCTTCAACACACAAAACACTAGAAAAAG GAAAAGCCAACAAGAACAGTCCATGAAATCACAATCAG cTACTGGAAAAAAATACTCGACTCCCACTACCGAAAGTTCTGCTGGTAATCAGCGTTATCAGCCTGGTTTGAGTTCTGGCATCAGTGGTGCAGGCTTTCAAGATATGCCTCCAGTGTCCAGTGCGAGAGAGAAATCCACTTCTGGTTTTCAGGATATGCCAAGCTTACCCACTGCTAGAGCAGCTACAAGTCCCAACAGCCTGTTTACCAGGGCAAG AGAGTACAGAAGTGCCGGGGAGTTATCTCTCTTTGAGGCATTGAAAGAGACTATCTACTCTGAAGTGGCAGTCTTCATATCTCAGAATGAAAGCCGTCCTCACTTCCTGATCGAGCTCTTCAGAATATTACAGCAGCTCAATACTGACTACCTTCGCCAGAGGGGACTCTATGCAGTTCAGGACTTGGTCTCTAAAACTCTTTCAAAGGaaggaaacaacaacaactgcgTACCTTCA gtaCGTTCCCCATGGATGGGTAATGCTGGTGAGAACTGGACAGCATCAGAGTTAACTCCAAGTGAGAGTATAGCAACCTCTGATGAGGAAGAAATTAAA TCTCAGGTGAAGAAACACTTGGCAGCATCTGCCAAGAAGAAGAAGTTGAGTGAACTGCAGGCTACCGGGGCTCTGCACAATGACCAATTTGACTATGTTGAGCTGGCCGACAACACTAGCTCACTGTCCACTCCTTCCACAAGTCTCTGGGATTCCCCCTTCGCTCAGGACTCCCTCGGAGACACAGTCATTCACTTTGATAag GCATTAGAAAGAATGCAGGAGTATAAAAAGACACAGAAGGATGAAGAAAATGCAGAAGAAAGATCATATCAGGGTTTTCAGCAACGACTGAAAGAAGTTCGACAAGCAGCTATGTCTGAGCAAGCTGGGACCAACCTGGATCAGGGGAGCGAGAGTTCTGAAGTGACG TACCCCCGGATTGACACGGCCCAGCTGGACCAGCAGATCAAGAGCATCATGACGGAGGTGATTCCCGTGATCAAGGAGCACATGGACGACGTCTGCTCGCCACAGCTCCTCGCCTACATCAAGCGGCTCGTTCTCTCGCTCACAAGACAGCACGACAACGGGCAGGAGTTCACACGGTTCTTCCACAGGCAGCTCGGATCCATTCTTCAAGACTCCATGGCCAAGTTCGAGGGAAGAAA GATGCGAGAGTGTGGTGAGGAGATCCTGGTGGAGATGTCAGAAGTGCTGTTTAATGAGCTGGCCTTCCTAAGACTTATGCAAGATCTTCACCAGCCAGTTAATTTAGCTGACAAACTAATTGGAAAAACATGGTTTCAG tctgATCAACCTCTTCCCAATAGCAAGGAGATGGCGGCACTTGTTGGCGAGAACTCAGATGGTAAAGAGTCGTCTGTAGAACTGACAGATGAGGAGGGGGCGGAGACCAACCTGAGGATGAATTTCAATGAAGAGGAAGATCTTGGCAAG GAACGTGATGATGAACTAGCCAATGAGATGACTTATCAAGACACCGACAAAGATGATGAATCATACCAGAGTTCTGGCCTTAAAATTGAGCTGGCCCCAAGTGAAACAAAGCCATTCACCAG